In Flavobacterium sp. 83, the genomic window ATTCTTCTGTTGTCATAATTGAGATTTTTAGATAGTTAGATTTTTAGATAGTTAGATTTTTTCTAAAAGTCTAACTATCTAAATTGTCTAAGTAGTCTATTTTTTATTTACTGCTGAACAACCTGCCATAGTCGTAATCTTTACAGCTTCGGTAGCAGGCAAACTTTCGTTTCTGCTTACTACTTCCTGCACAACATTCCTGGTGATTTCTTCAAAAACAGTTTCGATAATTGAACCTGTTTGCATGGCTGCAGGACGACCATAATCTCCCGCTTCTCGGATTGATTGTACAATTGGCACTTCTCCAAGGAATGGAACATCTAAATCTTCAGCAAGATTTCTAGCTCCTTCTTTTCCAAAGATATAATATTTATTTTCAGGTAATTCCTCTGGTGTAAAATAGGCCATGTTTTCAATAATTCCCAATACAGGAACATTTATTGCTTCTGACATAAACATAGAAACTCCTTTTTTAGCATCGGCCAAAGCTACTGCTTGAGGTGTGCTAACAATTACAACACCTGTTATAGGTAGTGATTGTACGATTGAAAGGTGAACATCACCTGTCCCTGGAGGTAAATCGATTAACATGAAATCTAATTCTCCCCAATCTGCATCAAATATCATTTGGTTCAACGCTTTGGAAGCCATAGGTCCTCTCCAGATTACAGCTTGACTAGGCGCCGTAAAAAATCCAATAGATAGAATTTTTACTTCGTAACTTTCAACTGGTTTTATTTTTGATTTTCCATCCACCAAAATAGATACTGGTTTTTCACTTTCTACATCAAACATAATTGGCATAGACGGGCCATAAATATCCGCATCAAGGATTCCTACTGAAAAACCCATTTTAGCCAATGATACCGCAAGATTTGCTGTAACAGTAGATTTTCCTACACCTCCTTTACCTGATGCAACTCCGATAATATTTTTGATTCCAGGTATTGCTTTCCCTTTCACTTCTGGTTTATCCGGAACTTCTACTTTACTATTGATTTTA contains:
- a CDS encoding Mrp/NBP35 family ATP-binding protein — its product is MKLDRKDILKALETITIAGEGKNMVESGAIANVITFGDEVVVDLVLHTPAMHIKKRAEDDIKKTILELVSPEAKIKINSKVEVPDKPEVKGKAIPGIKNIIGVASGKGGVGKSTVTANLAVSLAKMGFSVGILDADIYGPSMPIMFDVESEKPVSILVDGKSKIKPVESYEVKILSIGFFTAPSQAVIWRGPMASKALNQMIFDADWGELDFMLIDLPPGTGDVHLSIVQSLPITGVVIVSTPQAVALADAKKGVSMFMSEAINVPVLGIIENMAYFTPEELPENKYYIFGKEGARNLAEDLDVPFLGEVPIVQSIREAGDYGRPAAMQTGSIIETVFEEITRNVVQEVVSRNESLPATEAVKITTMAGCSAVNKK